The genomic stretch CTTCGACTAAGAGCAGATCATGATCGCTGTCTAACTTCATAATCTCCGATTCTATCGAGCCCGCGACGAAATCGCTCACGACGGCGTCTATGCACACTCCATATTCGGTAAACAGCAATCCGGTCTGCCCCGTCGCCACGAATGCAGTATTTAGCGGTTTACTTTTTAAATACCCCAATAGTTGTAGTAGTGTGGTCATTTTCCCTATAGCAACATCCGTGCCCACTGTCAGCGCAACATAGGAAGTTCGTTTCCTCCACAGGTCCTCTGATACGGATAAATTCAAGGGTGGTTTTCGCAGATCGGTGATACTCACTCCATTCTCCCCGGCGGCAGCCGCAAATTCAGAGTCATCACCGATAAATGTATGCAATCCGCTCACTATATCGAGCCCTTCACCCATTGCATCAAGGATTATCGACCGCCACTCTTCGGGGAGTCTCCCGCTCATCGGCGCGATCCCTATCAATAACGTGTTCGGGGAATAGTTCAGCGATTCTTGAAATGTACCGCACACAGGTACGTCTCCGCCATAACCGAGGACTTCCTGAGCCGATTTTCCAGATTGAGTGCTGTCGATAAGTGCGACCGCCGATGCAGGCGCGAATCGAAGCAGGGCATTAGCGGTTTTGGACTCTCTTGAATTAAATTGTCCCTCGACGAGAATGGCATAACGCTTGTCATTCGTCATCTTTTAAATCATCCACATACACACGTCATTGCGAGTCCACCGCAAGGTGGGCGAAGCAATCTCTTAGTTTTACATTTCTTTAATTTTTGAGATTGC from Candidatus Neomarinimicrobiota bacterium encodes the following:
- a CDS encoding DUF1611 domain-containing protein, which codes for MTNDKRYAILVEGQFNSRESKTANALLRFAPASAVALIDSTQSGKSAQEVLGYGGDVPVCGTFQESLNYSPNTLLIGIAPMSGRLPEEWRSIILDAMGEGLDIVSGLHTFIGDDSEFAAAAGENGVSITDLRKPPLNLSVSEDLWRKRTSYVALTVGTDVAIGKMTTLLQLLGYLKSKPLNTAFVATGQTGLLFTEYGVCIDAVVSDFVAGSIESEIMKLDSDHDLLLVEGQGSLFHQGYSGVTLGLIHGVMPDGILICHEPARKVNDYGTKMPTLTESIAMHEAVIHPFRKVDMIGVSLYTSEQNEEDALESIKSAEEETGLPADDPVRFGPEKLGEAIINSVKASR